The genomic segment CGGCCGAGATAGCCAGGCTCGACGCGGGCAGCTGGTTCAGCGAGAAGTACGCGGGTCAGCGCGTGCCGACCCTCAAGCAGTACATGCGGCGGGTCTCGCACAACCACCAGAAGCTGGTCTTCGAGTTCAAGAAGCCCGAGCTGTACCCCGGCATCGAGAAGCAGGGCCTGCGGATCCTGCGCAACGAGGGCTGGCTCGACAAGCACCATGTGAAGAGCAAGCTGGTCATCCAGAGCTTCAGCGCGGACAGTGTGAAGACGGTGCACAAGCTGCGGCCCGACGTGAAGACCGGTTTCCTCGGCACTCCCTCGGTCGCCGAGCTGCCCGCCTACGCACGCTTCGCCGACCAGATCAACTCGTCGCACACGACCATCTCGGCCGCGTACGTCTCCGCGATCCACGCCCTCAAGGGCCCGCACGGCAAGCCGCTGGAGATCTTCACGTGGACCGTGAACGACGCCGCGAACGCCAAGCGGGCCGCGGGCTTCGGCGTGGACGGGATCATCACCAACACGCCGGACGTCGTGCGCGAGGCACTGCGCGACGACTGACCGCGCCGCCCGTCGGCGACTGACGGCGTTGTCAGTGGGCGGTCGTACGGTGTCGTCATGAACGCCACTGCGCAGGACCGGCGTACGGCCGCCGTGTGGACCGTCGTCGACAGCGACATCGGACCGCTGCTGCTCGCCGCGACCGGCGAGGGACTGGTCACCGTGGGTTTCCACGCCACGGAGGCCGTGCGCGAGAAGACCCTGGACCGGCTCGGCTCCCGCCTGGGCGCCGAGCCGGTCCTCGCGCCGGACTCACCGCTGCTCGCCGAGGCGATACGCCGGCTCGGGGAGTACTTCGCGGGCGAGCGGCACGACTTCGAGCTGCCGCTCGACTGGTCCCTGGTCACGGGCTTCAACCGGCAGGTGCTGCGCGAACTCGCGACCGGCGTGCCGTACGGCGCGGTGGTGGGCTATGGGGACCTCGCCCGCCGCGTCGGCAGTCCGGGCGCGGCCCAGGCCGTGGGACTCGCCATGGGCGCCAATCCGCTGCCGGTCGTGGTGCCGTGCCACCGTGTGGTGGAGAGCGACGGCGGGATCGGGGGTTTCGGGGGCGGTCTGGAGACCAAACGGCAGCTGCTCGCCCTGGAAGGGGTGCTTCCCCAGCCACTGTTCTGACCGCGGCCTGGCCGACGGTTCTCTGTTTCGGGCGTGCGAACGCCCTGGCAGACTGCGTCAGTGACTTCGACCGTCGACGCCCCTGACATACCCGGCCCGGAGGCGCTCGCCGCCCTGCGGCGCCGCACGAACGCGGTACTGATCGCCAGTCAGATCCTGGGAGGTCTGGGGGTGCCGATCGGCATCGCCCTGGCCCCGATGCTGGCCGCCGACGTGAGCGGGACGGAGGCGCTGTCCGGCCTCGCGCCGACGGCCTCCGTTGCGGGCACGGCCGTCCTCTCGCTGCCGCTCGCCGCACTGATGAACGCGCGCGGACGCCGCGCAGGACTCGTCCTCGCCTATGTGATCGGCGCGCTGGGCGCGGGACTCGTCGTGCTCGCCTCGGTCGCCGAGAGCTTCCCGCTGCTGCTGCTCGGCATGGCGGCCTACGGCGCGGGCTCGCTGGCGACGCTGCAGGCACGGTTCGCCGCGGCCGACCTCGTGGAGCCCGACCGGCGCGGGCGGGCCATCTCGCACGTCATCTGGGCCACGACGGTCGGCTCCGTCCTCGGGCCGAACATCTCCGCGCCCGCGAGCCGGGTCTTCACCGACACCTCGATCCCCGAGGAGGCGGGACCCTTCCTCTTCGCCGCCGGGATCTTCGCGGCAGCCGCCGTAATGGTGGCGGTGCTGCTGCGCCCCGATCCGCTGCTCACGGCCCGCGCGCTGGCGCCCCAGGAGAGCGGGACCGCGCAGAGCCGCTCGCTGAAGGCCGGCATCGCCGCGGTGGCCGCATCGCCGATGGCACGTCTCGCCCTCGTCACGGTGGCCGCCTCGCACACCGTGATGGTCTCGATCATGGTGATGACCCCGGTCGACCTGGGGCACCACGGGGCGAGCCTGCAGCTGGTCGGCCTGGTCATCAGCGGCCACATCGCGGGCATGTACGCGTTCTCGCCGGTGATGGGGTGGCTCGCCGACCGGTTCGGCAGGCTCTCCGTGATCGGACTCGCGGTGGGGCTGCTGTGCTGCGCCGCGCTGCTCGCCGGCACGGCGGGGCCCAGCCACGGCCAGACCGCCGCCGGGCTCTTCCTGCTGGGCCTCGGCTGGTCCGCGGGCCTGGTCTCCGGCTCGGCGCTGCTCACCGACTCGGTGCCGCCGCCCGCGCGGGCGGCCGTGCAGGGGCTCTCGGACCTGACGATGAACGCGGCGGCGGGCATCGGCGGCGCCGCCGCGGGTCTGATCGTCGCGCGCGCCGGTTACGGCTGGCTCAACCTGATCGGCGTCTGCGTGCTGCTGCCGATGGCCGCGCTCGCCGTGCGGCGGGCTCTCAAGAAGGCGTGAGCTCCGGGCACGGTGCGGGGCGGGCGTGAGACGGGGTCACGGGAGCGTGATGTGGTACGCCTTGCGCAGCGTCTCGTGCACCGTCCACGTGGTGCGGTCGCCCTCGCGCAGCACGGCCGCGTCGCCCGGGCCGATCTCCAGGGTGTCGCCGCCCTCGACCGCGACGGTGGCGCGGCCGCTGACGACCACGAAGAGTTCGTTGGCCTCGGTGTCGGTGACCACGCCCGGCGTGATCTGCCAGATGCCGCGCAGCTGCTTGCCGTCGGCGGACTCCCACAGCACCTTGCCGGTCACCACCGGGTCTCCGGAGACGATCTGCGCCGGATCGAGCGGCTCGACCTCCAG from the Streptomyces venezuelae genome contains:
- a CDS encoding glycerophosphodiester phosphodiesterase family protein, which gives rise to MYARAAATTAALLGAGALVLPTATATAQTPAPSTVRHDQPLVVAHRGASAYAPENTFAAIDKARDMGFRWVENDVQRTKDGELVIMHDDTLKRTTNVEELYPDRAPWKVKDFTAAEIARLDAGSWFSEKYAGQRVPTLKQYMRRVSHNHQKLVFEFKKPELYPGIEKQGLRILRNEGWLDKHHVKSKLVIQSFSADSVKTVHKLRPDVKTGFLGTPSVAELPAYARFADQINSSHTTISAAYVSAIHALKGPHGKPLEIFTWTVNDAANAKRAAGFGVDGIITNTPDVVREALRDD
- a CDS encoding methylated-DNA--[protein]-cysteine S-methyltransferase, which produces MNATAQDRRTAAVWTVVDSDIGPLLLAATGEGLVTVGFHATEAVREKTLDRLGSRLGAEPVLAPDSPLLAEAIRRLGEYFAGERHDFELPLDWSLVTGFNRQVLRELATGVPYGAVVGYGDLARRVGSPGAAQAVGLAMGANPLPVVVPCHRVVESDGGIGGFGGGLETKRQLLALEGVLPQPLF
- a CDS encoding MFS transporter — protein: MTSTVDAPDIPGPEALAALRRRTNAVLIASQILGGLGVPIGIALAPMLAADVSGTEALSGLAPTASVAGTAVLSLPLAALMNARGRRAGLVLAYVIGALGAGLVVLASVAESFPLLLLGMAAYGAGSLATLQARFAAADLVEPDRRGRAISHVIWATTVGSVLGPNISAPASRVFTDTSIPEEAGPFLFAAGIFAAAAVMVAVLLRPDPLLTARALAPQESGTAQSRSLKAGIAAVAASPMARLALVTVAASHTVMVSIMVMTPVDLGHHGASLQLVGLVISGHIAGMYAFSPVMGWLADRFGRLSVIGLAVGLLCCAALLAGTAGPSHGQTAAGLFLLGLGWSAGLVSGSALLTDSVPPPARAAVQGLSDLTMNAAAGIGGAAAGLIVARAGYGWLNLIGVCVLLPMAALAVRRALKKA
- a CDS encoding cupin domain-containing protein, whose amino-acid sequence is MTTNDQTVPSFAVHIPDVELEVEPLDPAQIVSGDPVVTGKVLWESADGKQLRGIWQITPGVVTDTEANELFVVVSGRATVAVEGGDTLEIGPGDAAVLREGDRTTWTVHETLRKAYHITLP